One genomic window of Maribacter aquivivus includes the following:
- a CDS encoding urocanate hydratase, producing the protein MDFKAQIQIGIPTELPSKKERSSAVSHAPNRKQILSKEEKQLAIRNALRYFPADWHAVLAPEFAEELQTYGRIYMYRFQPSYDMHARAISDYPAKTSHAASIMLMIQNNLDPAVAQHPQELITYGGNGAVFQNWAQYLLTMQYLSEMTNEQTLHIYSGHPMGLFPSSKEAPRVVVTNGMMIPNYSKQDDWEKYNALGVTQYGQMTAGSYMYIGPQGIVHGTAITVMNAFRKVLKADENPNGKIFLTAGLGGMSGAQPKAGNIAGCITICAEVNPLAAKKRHEQGWVDELIEDLDTLVTRTKIAKSKNEIVSLAFIGNVVDVWERFFKEDIFIHLGSDQTSLHNPWAGGYYPAGLSFEESNVMMNKNPKEFKDKVQESLQRHMDAVNQHTKKGTYFFDYGNAFLLEASRAGADVMAENNIDFKYPSYVQDILGPMCFDYGFGPFRWVCSSGKIEDLQKTDAIALRVLKEIKKNAPTEIQQQLSDNIKWIAEAEQNKLVVGSKARILYADAEGRAKIALAFNEAIDNGELSAPIILGRDHHDVSGTDSPYRETSNIYDGSKFTADMAIHNVIGDSFRGATWVSIHNGGGVGWGEVTNGGFGMVLDGSKDAERKLKNMLFYDVNNGIARRSWARNKEAMFALQREMDRTKTLKVTIPTLVENKLLDNLF; encoded by the coding sequence ATGGATTTTAAAGCACAAATACAGATTGGTATACCTACTGAATTACCTTCAAAAAAGGAGCGTTCTTCAGCGGTAAGTCACGCGCCTAACCGAAAGCAAATACTTTCTAAAGAAGAAAAGCAATTGGCAATTAGAAATGCGCTACGCTATTTTCCGGCGGACTGGCATGCTGTTTTGGCTCCTGAATTTGCTGAAGAGTTACAGACGTATGGCAGAATTTATATGTATCGCTTTCAACCATCATATGATATGCATGCCCGAGCTATTTCAGATTATCCGGCAAAAACAAGTCATGCTGCATCTATCATGCTCATGATACAGAATAATCTAGATCCAGCGGTAGCACAACATCCACAAGAATTGATTACTTATGGTGGTAACGGTGCCGTTTTTCAAAATTGGGCACAATATCTTTTGACGATGCAGTATTTGTCTGAAATGACGAATGAGCAGACTTTACATATCTACTCTGGTCACCCAATGGGTTTATTTCCCTCATCAAAAGAAGCTCCAAGAGTTGTGGTCACCAACGGAATGATGATTCCGAATTACTCCAAACAAGATGATTGGGAAAAATATAATGCACTTGGCGTAACCCAATACGGTCAAATGACTGCGGGTTCCTATATGTATATAGGTCCGCAAGGCATTGTTCATGGCACTGCAATTACGGTTATGAATGCTTTTAGAAAGGTGTTGAAGGCGGATGAAAATCCTAATGGAAAAATATTCTTAACCGCTGGTTTAGGCGGAATGAGCGGTGCACAACCAAAAGCTGGCAACATAGCCGGATGCATCACAATCTGCGCAGAAGTGAATCCGCTTGCGGCAAAGAAAAGACATGAGCAAGGTTGGGTAGATGAGTTAATTGAAGATTTAGACACTTTAGTTACTAGAACCAAAATTGCCAAATCTAAAAATGAAATAGTTTCATTAGCATTTATTGGCAACGTGGTAGATGTTTGGGAGCGTTTTTTTAAGGAGGACATCTTCATACATCTCGGTTCTGATCAAACATCGTTACATAACCCATGGGCAGGCGGCTATTATCCTGCCGGACTCTCATTTGAAGAGTCCAACGTGATGATGAATAAAAATCCTAAAGAGTTTAAAGATAAAGTCCAAGAATCTTTACAAAGACATATGGATGCTGTTAACCAACATACCAAAAAAGGTACCTATTTCTTCGATTACGGAAATGCCTTTTTATTAGAAGCATCAAGAGCAGGTGCAGATGTTATGGCAGAAAATAATATTGATTTTAAATATCCGTCTTACGTACAAGACATTTTAGGTCCTATGTGTTTTGATTATGGCTTTGGACCATTTCGCTGGGTATGCTCTTCAGGAAAAATAGAAGATTTACAAAAGACAGATGCGATTGCACTGCGCGTACTAAAGGAAATTAAGAAAAATGCTCCGACAGAAATTCAGCAACAATTATCTGATAATATCAAATGGATAGCTGAAGCCGAACAAAATAAATTGGTCGTTGGCTCAAAAGCCAGAATTTTATATGCCGATGCCGAAGGAAGGGCTAAAATAGCATTGGCATTTAACGAAGCTATCGATAATGGAGAATTAAGTGCTCCAATAATTTTGGGGAGAGATCACCATGATGTTAGTGGTACAGATTCTCCCTATAGAGAAACAAGTAACATTTACGATGGCAGCAAATTCACGGCAGATATGGCAATACACAATGTTATTGGTGATAGTTTTAGAGGCGCAACGTGGGTTTCTATACACAACGGCGGCGGAGTTGGCTGGGGAGAAGTCACCAATGGAGGTTTCGGAATGGTATTGGATGGATCGAAAGATGCGGAACGAAAGCTAAAAAACATGCTCTTTTATGACGTAAACAACGGAATTGCAAGACGTAGCTGGGCGAGGAATAAAGAAGCAATGTTTGCTTTACAACGCGAAATGGACAGAACAAAAACACTAAAAGTTACCATACCAACATTAGTTGAGAATAAGCTTTTAGATAATTTATTTTAA
- the hutI gene encoding imidazolonepropionase, translated as MKKRTLIGPFKQILPMTGINLKGAISDHELEIIEDGGILIEDHLIMAIGNYKALAAEYPEVSTTVLNGNHVCVPGFVDAHTHICFGGSRAKDYAMRNAGKSYLEIAHAGGGIWDTVTQTRKASIEELTKKTIKRANRHLKNGTTTIEVKSGYGLTVAEELKMLRAIKGANEQALPELISTCLAAHMLPKDFDGSETEYLKMISEELFPILKEENLTHRIDAFIEQSAFSEDDIQAYFSKASEMNFDITVHADQFSAGGSKVAIEFNAVSADHLEASGDTEIGLLAQSDTISVALPGASIGLGCDFTPARKLLDAGAALAIASDHNPGSAPMGDLLTQASILGTFQKLTNAEVLAGITFRAAAALKLEDRGKLEAGLLADLAVFHSDNYQDILYNQGNLKPCMVWKNGALVFDRHK; from the coding sequence ATGAAAAAGAGAACACTAATAGGTCCGTTTAAACAGATCTTACCCATGACAGGTATAAATCTCAAAGGAGCCATTTCTGACCATGAACTTGAGATTATTGAAGATGGTGGAATTTTAATTGAAGACCATTTAATTATGGCAATTGGCAATTATAAAGCATTAGCGGCTGAGTATCCAGAAGTAAGCACTACGGTTTTAAATGGTAACCACGTCTGTGTACCTGGTTTTGTTGATGCGCATACCCATATTTGTTTTGGCGGATCTCGTGCTAAAGACTATGCCATGCGAAATGCCGGAAAATCATATTTAGAAATTGCACATGCGGGTGGCGGAATTTGGGATACCGTTACCCAAACCAGAAAAGCAAGTATAGAAGAATTAACGAAAAAAACTATAAAAAGAGCCAATCGTCATCTTAAAAATGGAACGACTACCATTGAGGTCAAAAGCGGCTACGGACTAACAGTTGCAGAAGAGCTGAAAATGCTACGTGCTATTAAAGGAGCCAATGAGCAAGCATTGCCAGAATTAATTTCTACTTGCCTTGCAGCACATATGCTACCCAAAGATTTTGATGGCTCAGAGACCGAATATTTAAAAATGATTTCAGAGGAGTTATTTCCCATTCTTAAAGAAGAAAATCTAACACACCGTATTGATGCTTTTATAGAACAAAGTGCTTTTTCTGAAGATGATATACAGGCATATTTTTCAAAAGCCAGTGAAATGAATTTTGACATTACCGTGCATGCAGACCAATTTTCTGCAGGTGGCAGTAAAGTGGCGATTGAGTTTAATGCCGTAAGTGCAGATCATTTAGAAGCAAGCGGAGATACAGAAATAGGATTGTTAGCACAAAGCGATACTATTTCTGTTGCACTACCAGGCGCTTCAATAGGCTTAGGGTGTGATTTTACGCCAGCTCGTAAATTATTAGATGCTGGTGCAGCCCTTGCCATTGCAAGTGACCACAACCCCGGTTCAGCACCAATGGGCGATTTACTGACCCAAGCCAGTATTCTTGGAACATTTCAAAAATTAACAAATGCCGAGGTCTTGGCAGGAATCACTTTTAGAGCTGCCGCCGCTTTGAAATTAGAGGACCGTGGTAAACTGGAAGCGGGACTTTTAGCTGATCTAGCCGTATTCCACTCAGATAATTACCAAGATATTCTATACAATCAAGGAAATCTAAAACCATGTATGGTTTGGAAAAATGGAGCGTTGGTTTTTGACAGACATAAGTAG
- the hutH gene encoding histidine ammonia-lyase: MNVQSFKLGEDWLTAGKAMQIVNGNLSTVLSETTEQKITKSWKIVQNIVDKGHPVYGINTGFGPLCTTKISKSETNILQTNILQSHSVGVGDPIAKDIAKLMLILKAQSLAKGYSGIALKTLNRIIWHIDNDAIPVVPSQGSVGASGDLAPLSHLFLPLIGLGKVEYKNETITTKTLFERTGLEPIALGPKEGLALINGTQFIAAHAVKVVTQLHSILAQADVIGAMMIEGLQGSVKPFYNELHALRPFKGNVHVAKRVKKLLKGSEIMEAHVDCEKVQDPYSIRCIPQVHGASRTAWLHLKELLEVELNSVTDNPVIIDEELTISGGNFHGQPLAMALDYACLAASEIGNISDRRIYLSLEGNSPGVPKLLMNDTGINSGYMILQYTTAALASENKGLCFPSSADSIPTSLGQEDHVSMGSIGGRKALQVIGNVEKILAIELLTAAQAFEFRKPLKSGIYLDEVHNAVREHVAFADKDRVFADDIEKGIAMIKDQTILKVIDRVQAEHNISLKTKHSEEFENY; encoded by the coding sequence ATGAACGTACAGTCTTTTAAATTAGGTGAAGATTGGCTAACCGCAGGTAAGGCCATGCAGATTGTTAATGGTAATTTATCTACTGTACTGTCTGAAACTACAGAACAAAAAATAACCAAAAGCTGGAAAATTGTGCAGAACATAGTAGACAAGGGGCACCCTGTTTACGGCATAAATACTGGCTTTGGACCATTATGTACGACTAAGATTTCAAAATCGGAAACCAATATTCTACAGACCAACATACTTCAAAGTCATAGTGTAGGTGTTGGTGACCCAATAGCAAAAGACATTGCAAAATTGATGCTGATTCTTAAAGCGCAATCATTGGCAAAAGGTTATTCGGGTATCGCATTAAAAACCTTAAATAGAATTATTTGGCATATCGATAATGATGCTATACCTGTTGTTCCATCGCAAGGATCAGTTGGTGCATCGGGAGATTTAGCTCCGCTTTCCCATTTATTCCTACCGCTTATTGGTTTAGGTAAAGTGGAATATAAAAATGAAACCATAACAACGAAAACACTTTTTGAACGGACAGGACTAGAACCAATTGCACTTGGTCCAAAAGAAGGTCTAGCACTTATTAACGGAACTCAATTTATAGCTGCACATGCTGTAAAAGTAGTTACCCAACTTCATTCAATTTTGGCACAGGCAGATGTTATTGGTGCTATGATGATAGAAGGTTTGCAAGGTTCTGTAAAACCCTTTTACAATGAACTGCATGCCCTTCGTCCATTTAAAGGCAACGTACATGTAGCCAAACGTGTTAAGAAATTATTGAAGGGTTCTGAAATTATGGAAGCGCATGTAGATTGCGAAAAAGTACAAGACCCCTACTCCATTCGTTGTATTCCACAAGTTCATGGTGCTTCGCGTACCGCGTGGCTACACCTTAAAGAATTATTAGAAGTTGAATTAAACTCAGTGACAGACAATCCAGTAATCATTGATGAAGAACTGACCATTAGCGGTGGTAATTTTCATGGACAACCGTTAGCTATGGCACTGGATTATGCCTGTTTAGCCGCATCAGAAATTGGGAACATTTCGGACAGACGTATTTATTTATCTTTAGAAGGAAACAGTCCTGGAGTGCCAAAATTATTGATGAACGATACCGGCATCAATTCCGGATACATGATTTTACAATATACCACCGCAGCATTGGCAAGTGAAAACAAAGGCCTTTGTTTCCCTTCAAGCGCAGATAGTATTCCTACATCTTTAGGTCAAGAAGACCATGTAAGTATGGGGTCTATTGGTGGCAGAAAAGCATTGCAGGTTATTGGTAATGTAGAGAAAATTTTAGCAATTGAATTATTAACGGCAGCACAAGCATTTGAATTTAGAAAACCTTTAAAATCGGGTATTTACCTAGACGAAGTACATAATGCGGTACGTGAACATGTTGCTTTTGCAGATAAAGACCGTGTTTTTGCAGATGATATTGAGAAGGGTATAGCTATGATCAAAGACCAAACAATACTTAAAGTTATAGATCGTGTTCAAGCAGAACATAACATATCTTTAAAAACAAAACACTCAGAAGAGTTCGAAAACTACTAG
- a CDS encoding LysR family transcriptional regulator has protein sequence MSNQIELRHLTYFLAVAQELHFRKAAEKLFISQPGLSRQIKQMEDILETQLFERNKKKVALTPAGHYLKTEVEYIFNHLEKVERQLKLVGDGNSGELRIGFLGSAMQQVIPKLLLGIKEKYPKVKTSLEELSNFAQVDGVLNDQLDMGFVRVSRVPSTLEMKTVFTDTFSLVLPERYPILTREFEGMHQFANDDFILFSQAYSPLYYETIMSICKDAGFAPKISHKSVHAHTIFKLVENHMGIAIVPTSLQNGFQMRVKFIELKNIPQRAELSVIWKKEHTNPVLKNCMELLLDEKNSYL, from the coding sequence ATGAGTAATCAAATAGAATTACGTCATCTTACTTATTTTCTAGCGGTAGCGCAAGAATTACACTTTAGAAAGGCTGCAGAAAAGTTGTTTATATCACAACCCGGACTAAGTAGACAGATTAAGCAAATGGAAGATATTCTCGAAACCCAATTGTTTGAACGAAATAAGAAAAAAGTGGCGTTAACACCCGCCGGACATTATTTAAAAACTGAGGTGGAATATATATTCAACCATCTTGAAAAGGTAGAACGGCAATTGAAATTGGTGGGTGATGGTAATAGTGGAGAATTACGAATCGGATTTTTAGGCTCGGCTATGCAACAAGTAATACCTAAACTATTATTGGGGATAAAAGAAAAATACCCGAAGGTGAAAACGTCTTTAGAGGAGCTATCTAATTTTGCCCAAGTGGATGGGGTTTTAAATGATCAGTTAGATATGGGTTTTGTACGGGTATCAAGAGTGCCTAGTACTTTAGAAATGAAAACGGTATTTACCGATACCTTTTCATTGGTTTTACCAGAAAGATATCCAATACTTACTAGGGAATTTGAAGGAATGCATCAATTCGCAAATGATGATTTTATATTGTTCAGTCAGGCATATAGTCCGTTGTACTATGAAACCATTATGAGTATTTGTAAGGATGCAGGTTTTGCTCCTAAAATATCACATAAATCTGTTCATGCCCATACTATCTTTAAATTGGTTGAGAACCATATGGGAATAGCCATTGTACCTACATCTTTGCAAAACGGATTTCAAATGCGGGTGAAATTTATTGAGCTTAAGAATATACCTCAGCGCGCAGAATTATCTGTTATTTGGAAAAAAGAACATACAAATCCTGTTCTAAAGAACTGCATGGAGCTACTTTTAGATGAAAAGAACAGTTATTTATAA
- a CDS encoding nitroreductase family protein, which yields MIFDIIKKRRSVFPVQYNDSPIAKEDIEKVLEAGNWAPNHKCTEPWRFKVIQGDAKKRLGIFLSKKYEELDPKPKAMKVKKLQENPQMASAIIAICMQRDPKESLPEWEEVAAVAMAVQNMWLQCTDMGIGSYWSSPGLIKYMDEFLSLNEGEKCLGFFYMGNFDGELNEGKREPIASKTEWITE from the coding sequence ATGATATTTGATATAATAAAGAAGAGACGTTCCGTGTTTCCGGTACAATATAATGATAGCCCTATTGCAAAAGAGGATATTGAAAAAGTATTGGAAGCAGGTAATTGGGCACCCAACCATAAGTGTACAGAACCATGGCGTTTTAAGGTAATACAAGGTGATGCTAAAAAAAGATTAGGTATTTTCCTATCTAAGAAGTATGAGGAATTGGACCCAAAGCCAAAGGCTATGAAGGTTAAAAAACTTCAAGAGAATCCGCAAATGGCAAGTGCTATAATTGCAATTTGCATGCAAAGAGACCCTAAAGAATCTCTACCAGAATGGGAAGAAGTAGCTGCGGTAGCTATGGCAGTACAGAATATGTGGTTGCAATGTACCGATATGGGTATTGGATCGTATTGGTCTTCACCGGGACTCATAAAATATATGGATGAATTTTTGAGTCTTAACGAAGGCGAAAAATGCCTTGGTTTTTTCTACATGGGCAATTTTGATGGCGAATTAAACGAGGGTAAACGAGAGCCAATTGCATCTAAAACAGAATGGATAACCGAGTAA
- a CDS encoding DUF456 domain-containing protein, whose amino-acid sequence MDIFLLVLGFILMLVGILGSFLPVLPGPPISWVGLLLLYSTSAITMNWTFLGITLAIALIVFGLDYVIPAIGTKKFGGTKAGVIGTTVGLLVALIFPVLGPFGIIIWPFVGALVGELLNKADKKTATKAAFGSFLGFLTGTFLKFMVAIVFLGLFISKAWEHSNALFPYFN is encoded by the coding sequence ATGGATATATTTTTATTAGTTCTAGGATTCATTTTAATGCTCGTAGGCATTTTAGGAAGCTTCTTACCAGTGTTACCTGGGCCACCAATTAGTTGGGTTGGTTTACTTTTGTTGTACTCTACCAGTGCAATTACCATGAATTGGACATTCTTAGGCATTACCCTTGCCATTGCTTTAATAGTCTTTGGACTAGATTACGTAATACCCGCTATAGGAACCAAGAAATTTGGAGGTACAAAGGCGGGAGTTATTGGCACCACCGTAGGATTGTTGGTTGCCTTAATATTTCCTGTACTAGGACCATTCGGAATTATTATATGGCCTTTTGTGGGTGCTTTAGTGGGAGAATTACTAAATAAGGCGGACAAAAAAACCGCTACGAAAGCGGCTTTTGGTTCTTTTTTAGGATTCTTAACGGGTACATTTTTGAAATTTATGGTAGCCATAGTTTTTCTAGGCTTATTCATTTCAAAAGCTTGGGAGCATAGTAATGCCTTATTTCCTTACTTTAATTAA
- a CDS encoding BlaI/MecI/CopY family transcriptional regulator produces the protein MKQLTKAEEEVMIVLWELQKCNVASIIEKLPEPKPAYNTVSTIVRILESKGFVDHEQIGKGYLYFPLVMKSDYSNQSINKLVDGYFQGSFKSMVSFFMKKNDMSLSELESVLNEIKKEKP, from the coding sequence ATGAAACAGTTGACAAAAGCAGAGGAAGAAGTGATGATTGTGTTATGGGAATTACAGAAATGTAATGTAGCATCGATCATTGAAAAATTACCGGAGCCAAAACCCGCCTATAATACAGTATCTACTATTGTTCGGATTTTGGAGAGCAAGGGTTTTGTGGATCATGAACAGATAGGGAAAGGGTATTTGTATTTCCCCTTAGTAATGAAATCAGATTACAGTAATCAGTCTATAAATAAACTGGTAGATGGCTATTTTCAAGGCTCTTTTAAGAGTATGGTTTCTTTTTTTATGAAGAAAAATGATATGAGCCTTTCTGAATTGGAGTCGGTATTGAATGAAATTAAAAAGGAAAAACCATGA